GAGAAGGGGTTTTTCGCCAGGATCCTCTCCAGCCTGTAGCGGGCCCTCCTGCGACCCACGCCCGTCTCCCCCATCTTCGAGAAGGCGTAGACGAAGTACGGCATGAACTCCACCGCCCGCCCCACCACGGTGAAACCGAAGCGCATCCTCTCGCCCGGCTCGTACTCCATCCGCGTCTCCTCCGGCGGCTCGAAGACGTAGGGGCGGGGGATCTGCTGGTTCTTCGAAAAATCCCTAAGGCCCTCCGGAGGGGAGGTCTCGAAGACGTAGCCGTAGGGGCACTTCTCCCCGAGCGGACAGCCGCCTCCGTCGTGAGGGAACGGGCAGCAGCTCTCCTTGAAGGCGCGGCCGAAGGCGCCCCGGATCATGGATCCCTCGTACGGCGGCACGACCGCCCGTTCGACGAAGCGCACCGTGACCTCGTGGCAGTAGAGCTCCACCTCAGAGCCTCCTCAGCGTCGCGTGGACCGCCCCGGAGCGCACCCCTTCCTCGCCGACCATCTCCTCCACGTACTCCAGGAAGCGCCGGGCGGCCCTCTCCCCGATCGGCTCGAGCCCGTGCGCCAGGATGGAGCGGTTGCGCTGGCGCAGAAGGTCCCGCAAGACCGCATCCTCCTCCCCGGCCTCCCCGCTCAGGATGCGGTCCAGCAACCGGGCGTGGTGCAGGGCGAGAACCTCCGGCGGCTCGCCCAAACCCGCCTCCCGCAGGAAACGCTCCCGCGCCCCCTCTCCCACCATTCCCCAGTCCACCCGGGAAGCGTCTATCCCGTGCCCGCTCATCAGGCGCCACTGGTGGTACATCTCCACGCAGCGGTAGAGCCGGGCCACCCCGTCGTCGTGGCGCCCTTGGTCCACGATGCGTCGGCGGGCGTTCTCCAGCATGTCCACGACGTTCTCCACCGAGAGCCTGCCCCGCACCTTCCCCAGGAAGGGGAGGTGCGCCGAGATCCTCTCTGAGAGCTCCCCGGCCCTCCCCGCGAGCTCCGGGTCCGAAAAGCCCGCCCCGAGCTCCTCGCGCGCCGCCCGCAGCCGCTCCAGCGCGCATCCGTAGTCCGCCACGTCCCAGGCCGCGTACCCCTCCGCAAGGAGCAACAGCCCCCGGTAGTAGTGGCCGCGCTCGACCCCGCTCACCTTCCCCACGATATCCCCGAAGACCAGCGCCGCGGCGGCATAATCCCTGCGGTTGAAGAGCTCCACCGCCTGCCCCTCGCGCAGGAGGCCCGTCGCCTCCAGCGGGTTCTCCATCGGGACGACCTCCACCTCCTGCGAAGAGTCCCGCTCCCAGCGCCCGTCCACGTAGCGCTGCGGCACCCGCTGGTGCACCATCGAGACCCCGCGCGTCATCGCCGCGAGCGCCGTGCCCAGCCGCATCGGGGTCGTCCCGCCGGTGGCGTCAAGAAGGATCTCCTCCCGCCCGTACCCTTCATCCGTAAGCTCCGCGAGCAGGCGCTCGAAGCGCCCGAAGGCGTCCGAGATCTCCATCGGCGAGTCCACCAGGTGGTAGGTGAATTTAACGCCCGCCCCCTTAAGCTCCACGCACCGCAGCACGATCGCCTCCACGACCTCCTGCGAGGAGATGATCCCCACCCTCTCCGGCCGCAGCCTCTCCACCGCGATCCCAACCGACTCCGGCCGCGAGGCGAGCAAGATGAGGGCCCGGACCTCTATCACCGCAGGACCCTCCTGGTGGACTCTACGGCCACAGCGATCCCCTGGCAGGTGTTGTATTCTCCGGCCTCATACCCGCAATCCACCAGGAGGACATGGATCCAGGACCGAGCAAGGAAACATTCCATGAATCCTTAAGGTTCAAACGCCATCCAACCTCAGCCCATACTCTGGGTTATAAGGTACATGGACGACCTTTACCCAATCTTCAGAAGGTTCAACGAGATCTGCTCTATCCAACTGCGCCAGCTGGCCCCAACTCACCGCCACCGGAAGCTCGCCCGCTTCGAGCGGATTCTCCTCCCTTAGCTCGAGATACTCGTCCTTCAGTCCCACAGGAACCACTTCAACCCCATCAAACATCCTGTAGAACTCTTCGCTCAACTCCTCATCGGACTGGTATGGAAACAGACGATCAATACAAGCCCTGCAGAAGAGACTCGAAGCCTCCTCGAATTCCGCTTTCCAGCGCTCGGAGACTTCACCGCCGTAAACCTCATCAAGCCACCGCTTCAAGAGTCTTTCATCAATCGGCTTCTGGTTCTCCCGTTCCAACACATCCACCGTCCGCTGAACAAGCAGTTCATCATAAGGTAGCGTCTGTTCTCGTGGCTCCCTGAAAACATGCACATCGCTCAGATCGTGCCGCATGCCCCGGTTGACCCGCCCAAACCTCTGCAGGAGAGCATCCAGGGGGGCGGGTTCGGTAAATATGGTGTCGAAATCTACATCTAGGCTGACTTCCACGACCTGCGTTGCGACGAGCACGATACCCTTACCTTCGGACCTGTTCTTCGTTCCCATTCGAGCAAGCAAACACTGCTCTTTACGCGTGCGGTCCCTAGTATTGAAACGACCGTGCAAGAGTGATGGATGCACCTCCGAGCCGGAGCTCTTCAACCTCTCGTAGACGTTCTGTGCCCGGCGCACCGTATTGCAGCAGACCAGCACGGAGCCACGCTCGGCAGCTTTTTCTATCCTGCGTACCCCGTCGTCGCTCTCCAACTCACCGTCGAGAAGCACGATACGGTGGCGCCGAAATTTTTCGAAGAGGTTGTCTGGTACGGGAAGCTCTTTCAGACTCGGCAAGGCCTCGTAGAGCCACCCTTTCAATATATCCGGTAGGGTGGCGGACATGATGCAGAACCTGACCCCGTAGTTTCGCTCGAGGTACTCCATCATCCGCAGTATCAGGGCCAACCGTTTCGGTTCGTAGGCGTGTATCTCGTCGAAGACGAAGAGCCCGCCGAAGGTATCGGCAAGAGCAGACTCGTAGCCTTTGAGTCGATACATAGCCGACAACATCTGGTAAGGACTCAACACCCTGATCGGGAAGTAATGAAGCCTGGATAGCTGGCTCGCGGAGGCAGCCTTTTTCATGGCGGTCGTGGACGAAATTTCTTCCTGCTCGAGGAACATCCGGTAAAGAGCGAACCGGCTCCTACCGTGTTGCAGACCAACGTTCTTCTCCTCAAATCGCTCGGAGAGACGCCTGCGCATCGCGTTCATGCTCGCCTGGAACGGCAGGACGTAGTAGAGACGCGACGCCCCACCATTCGAGCCCTGACGAGCAGCCCATAGCAGCGCTGCTTCTGTCTTACCGGATCCAGTCGGAGCTGCAAACATCACTGAGCCCCACTCCTCCATACACCTGCGCTGGTGCGGGTAGGGCTCCGGAAGGTTGAGCTCCTCCAGCAACCTCGTAGGCTCGGGAACCGGGAGCTTCGGAAACCTCTCTGCATGCGCGGATCCCGCGTGGTCAGCGGTCACCATCACTCCCCTGTGCACTAGAGCGGCTATGGTTATCGGGTTTTCAGGCCCCAGCTCTTCGAGCCGCCTTTCCAAGTCGAAGTAGGCATCGAGTGCCCTGCGGACACGCAAATAACCTCTGCCCCGAAACTCGGTGGGTGATTCGTGAGCAAGGAGAGCGGGCAGTTTGATGCCTGCTTCATCCATTTTAAATGTGGAGATCCACTCCGCTGGAGCGGTCGCCAGCCATTCCCGAAGCGCCGGTATCATCCCGCCGGGTATCTCGTCGAGCATCTCGGGGAGTACGTCGTACTCCGGACGCTTCGCTGGCGGATACCCACGCTTTATCTCCGCCATGTCCCTGTGATGAGACACTATGGTGGAGACCACCGGAAGCCAGTCTTCGTGCTCCTCCGGGAACACCCACCCTACGAAGGCAAGCGAGAGCACCTCGTGCCTCTTTCCCCAGGCTTTTTTCGTCCCGGGAAGCAATTGTTTCTGGAAACCACTCGCCGCCTTACCGAAATCGTGGAGAAATGCCGCCCAGAACGCCCGATGCCAGAAGCGCTTGCAGCCCAACCGTTCCCCCAAATCAGGGCGCAGCCTGTACTGTTCCGCGACTTTCTCGCACACCCGGTAGGTATGCTCGACCAGTGTCTCACCCGAAGTATTTCCGGAATCAGGACTCTTCGCCCAGACGTTTCGCAACGCGTTCGGAATCTCGAGAGCCATCCTTACTCCGTAAAACCGTGCAGCCAAACTCCTCTCTTAGCTCCCTTGTACTCCGGGCTGTCAGGGTCTACCCAGTGCAGCATAGCCTCGTCTTCATAGCGGATCACCGGACGCTCTTCCTCGTCCAGGTCTTCTTGACGCTCCTCAACCGGTCTCAGAACGACCCGGTTCTGGAGGATCACGTACCGCTCGAAAGCTGGTTCACGCCCCCTGGAGTAGTCCACGTAGCGGGGCATAAGCACCGTCACTCCCCGACGAACACGCACCTGCATCTCCCACGGCAAAAGGGTGTGCTCGTAGTAAGCTCGTGGAGCACGCTCGAGATCGACAACCTCCACTCGCCTGTAGCTCATGAGATCCTGCGAACGCCCCAGCACCGTTGGGTAGCGTGGTGATCTGAAGTACTCCGCAAGGTCCGCCGGGCTCACGTAAAGTGTCATCCGGGGCCTGAACAGGAACTCCCGGGTTAGAGGATTCACGTTGCCCTGGATATTCACCGGCTCGGCGAAGACCACACCCCTTTTTCTCTGACGCAGCGGCCCGCCGGTTCCTGGGGATATAGCGTGCACATGCTCCAGGTCTTCACCTTTACCCTCGTGTGTAAAGGTGTACCCGAACCTGAGCCCTATAGGATCCATCCATTCCCCGACGGCGCTACAGATGTGACCGTAGATGGTAGCCGGCGGTGGCATCTCGAAGGTGGGATGCCTCCCCCACATGAAATGCGGGTAGCGGAAGGAGGTGGTAAGCCCCTCCATTTCGACGCGAACGACCTGCATAGCGCTCCTCAGTCCAGCCAGCTGGCGTTCTCGCTCTTGGCGAAGTCATCGGCGAGCCGCTCGAAGACACGTCGTGGATGAGCGATGACCGCCCTCTGCGCTACTTTAGCCTCCACATCCGTGCGCTGCCCCTCCATAAAGCCTTTCGCCCATCCCACGTAGACGGGTGAGAGCAGTTGATCGGAGTAGACCTCCAGCGCTTCTTCGAGCGCTTCGGCGTTGACCTGAGCCTCGCCACGCGGGTCCGCTGTCACCACGTGACCGAAGGGGTTGTTTCCCCCCTTGGTAACGGCACAGATGACGAAAGAGGGCGCGACGTTCGTGTAATGGAGCGTCTGCTTCGCGCCTCCATCCAGCAGCGCCATGCCCTGCAGGAGGGAACGTATACGCTCTACGCGTTCCTTTAGAGGCAACCGGTATGCTCTGCCGCTATCGTACTCTTCAAGGTTACGCTCCTGGGCCTGGCGTCTGCGGTGCTCATCCAGGTTCCTGTAGCCCGTCTTGGCCCGATGCCAGAAAGTGCCGGCTGAGCGGAGATCCAACCCGAAAAGCCCCTTGAGGGTCGTCCGGTAGAACTGGTGCTCGTGTGGCACCGGATCTCCATCGTGCCGGGACATGACGCCAAAGTCTTCCGTAAGGTTGACAGGCCCCACCGAGACCAGCGTGCTCACCTTGAAAGGAGAGACGCGGGTTATGGTGCCCTCGACCTCTGTAAACTGTTTCTGAGATTCGTCCCCTTCCCGTGCTTCGACCGCTTCTACTTTCTTAGACGGAGCCCGCATGTAACCGAAGAGGTCATCGTCCCAGTAAATGATGGGGTTGGCGTCGGGGTAGGCCACCTTGCTCTCACGGTAGATAGGCGCGGCCTGCCAGTTCAAATCTGACTGCTCGAGTGTATTCCGCAACCAGTAGCGGAAAGCTTGCGCGGAGACGTAAGGGTAAGCACCGCTCCTCGTACGGATGTACTTGACCGTTACCTTGTTGTCCGTCCTGTCTCCGGGCACGGAGCCCGCGTTATTCAGGGCGGATGCGGGTGCGTCTATGAGCAAGAGTCCGTTCAGGTGAGCCACTATATCCTCCTAACCTTCCGCCGCTTCTCCACCCGGAACCTCCTCTTCTTCTGGGGTCAGCTCTTCGATCATCTTTCCCTCCTGATGCAGACGTTCGATCATCCTTATGAGGACGAGGTCGCGTGCGAGGCGCCAGTCTATGCGCGGAAGCTCCTCCCCTTCCTCGAAGATCGTGATGAACTCGTCGAAACCTATGAGCGGCGATCTGCCACTCCTGACCTCGGCGTTGCTAGCTTTGATCAACAACCCACGCAACTGTCCATATTTGTCGATCCTGTAGAAATCTCTAAAGAACCGTCTGTCGTTGGTCTTCGAGATATAGGAACTGAACCGGTCGCCCAGATCCCTGATCGCCTTTATACGCTCGGCCTCCATCTCCATCACCTCTCTCAGAAACATGGCCGTAAGATCCCACGAGACGAGATTCAGCTCCCTCTCGAGCGCATAACCGCTGCGAGGATCATCCTTAAACCTAGCGGAAGCCCTGAACCCCTGCCTCAAAAAGTAGATCTGCACGAAGCGAGCTGCTCTCTCCGGTAGCTCGAAGAGGTCTTCATACAAGAAGTTGCGCGCAACACCGGGGCGCGCGTCGTCCACCTTCTGCCAGGCGCGCCGTACGATCTCCCCCCAGATCCGTCCGAACTTGGCGGAGCTGGCGATAGAAAGGAACTCTACTATCTGCGATGGCAGATACAGGATGCCGACATCCGCCGTGGTCCCATAGTTGGTCAGGTGGTAGAGGGTAATCGAGGGGCTGTGCTCCTGCCCCTGAAGGTAATCCTCGCTGATCCTGAGAACTTGATCCACAAAGACCGTTCTGGGATATTTTTGGTCCGGGTATTTGGTTATGTCTCGCATGTTTAAATATTTCAGGTTGTCCTGAAAAAAGTTCTTGGCAGCTCGCAGGGTTACCTGTTCGTCGTCGGAGTGTATGATCAGCGTGCGCCCCGAGCTTTTAGTCGCCCCCAGCGGGAAAGCCTGGATGCACAGCAGACAAAACCCACAAACCGGCAGCCCCGGTGCTGATCTCGGGAAGAAATTCAATATCCCCTCTCCGGTCAACATGGGGACATGCTGGCGAAACACCCGTACGCTCGCTTCCCGCCCGCAGTACACGCAACGCAAGCCCGAAACACTCTCCTCGTTTCGGTAGCCGTACAGATACCGGTTCAGGAAAGCGGCAAACTTCTCTGGCTTCATCGCCGGCTGGACGTAACCAGAGTTCGGAAAAATCGCCGTGAGGAAAGATTTGAGGGGATCTCTGGTGTAATGACGTTCTATGAAATCTGCCACCTCATCGAGATCCTGCCGGGACAAGTCCTCCGGCCTGCTTTTTCCCGCGAAAGCCGTGATCGCCGCGGCTCCTACGTCTACGAAGGGATGTCGAGTGAACTTAAGCAATGAAACTCCTCACTTACCCCTGGGTTCTCCACGCTTGATATAAATATCACAAACTCGCTGAACCTCAATCAAAAGCACCCGCTCCCATCCATCACCCATTCACGGAGTGCAACCTACCATAGCCGAGAGTTTTTTGCAACTGTTCCATAAAACTACCTTGGGGAATATGTGTGAGGACCCCGACAGCCTGAGCTACGACCTTGCGGGACATTTCGAATCTTTCGGTCTCCTATATTGCGGAGAACCCGCTCTCGATCTGCTCCATCTAACTTCCTTGTTTTCAGTCCCCTATCCAGCGAGGTGCCAGCATTATACTGATCCCTGACGGATAGAGCGTCCTCAATCCTATCCTCTATCGACCACACCACGCTTCACATCCCTCACAGGAGCCGGGATCCATCGCGTCGGCGACCATGCGCTGCTTTTCGTCCCGCGCCTCGATGAACTCCATCCTGACTTCGTCCCCGAGGATGGTGAACTCACGCTCCATGCGGAGCCGGCCGTCCCGGAAGTTTGCGTACACGGTGAGCCCGACATCCACCGGGAACTCGTAGACGGCCTCGAGCACGAGGGCGTATCCGGCGAGGGTGAGGGGGTGGAAGTCGCGCTTCTCGTCGTCGAAGATGATGTCGAGGACGACCGGCTCGCCGAGGTTGAGGAGATCCGTGGAGAGGCGGCGGCTGAGACCGAGGAAGGCCCCGTCGAGCATCTGCCCGAGCGTTACGGGCAGAACTTGTGCGACGAGCGCGTCGGTGCCGATGCGGGGAAACTGGCTCATGGCCTCGCGTATCCGGAACTCTATGGCGTCGGTCTCGTACTGGACGAGGGTCTTCGCTTCGGGGAGCTCCGGCGCGGGGAAGGTGCGTATCCGCTCCACCGCCTCCTCGATACGCCCGACGCCGCACGCGTAGAGGCTCCGCTTGGCGTGGACGACCCAGTCGCGTAAAGTTCCGTGCAGGGCGCCACCGAGGAGCATCTTCTCGTTTGGCTCGGCTTCGATCCCGAGGACGCGCCGGGCGTAGACGTCGCGGCCCGTCTCGCAGTAGGCGCCTGCGACCTCGGAGAGCCCTAAGGGCACCTCGTAGGGCGAGAGTAGCGGTGGGGCGGACCAGCTCCAGCCGCGCAAGGTGTCGTCCACCCCGAGCCTGCGCGCCCGCGGGATGACGCCCCGCAGAAGCCTCTTCCTCTCCTCGGCGGTGGGCATGAACACCTCAGGCCCCTCCGGCGAGGACGTCGCCGCAGAAGCGGCGGTACTCGCAACCGGTGCAGCGCCCGCGGTGCGGGGTGGGTGCGGGGAGCCGCTCGTTCCAGACGGCCCGGCGCAACTCGCGCAGCACCCTGCGCACCCTCTCGCGCATGGCGGCGGTGATGGGGACCTCGACGGCCCTCTTCTCCGGGGTGAGGTAGACGAAGGACCGGCTCACGGTGCAGGAGAAGGTGTGCTCGGCGAGCATCGCGTAGGCGGCGAGCTGGTACTTGTGGTGCAGCCCTACTCCGGAGGTCATCTTGTACTCGACGGGGATGAGCTCGTACCTGGTGAAGATGACCATGTCTAGCTTTCCACGCAGGCGCAGGTGGCGGGAGTAGAGGTCCACCCCGAAGCGGCGCTCGCCCTCCTTTATGCCGTACGCCTTCAGGGTGCGGCGAGACTCTTTAGCGGAGGTGGACTCGTGCTCCTCCCTGCCGAGGTCCATCTTGGCGGTCACCGGGCGCTCCAGCGGCAGGGTGTAGCGGTAGTAGGGGATGCGCGGGCAGTAGACGTGCTGGCGGACGTCGGTGACGGTGAGATCAGGAAGGTTCAACGACGACCTCCTTCGCGAGCGCAAGATCGCGGGTGCACACCGGCTGCAACCTGATGTTGCCCTCCTTCCTGCCGAGCGTCTTCTTCAGGCGCAGCATCAGCTCCTCGCGGCGGTTGCGGTCCAGCTCCCCGGCGAAGGCGGAGTACTGGATGCGCGAGAGGCCGTAGTCCTTGCAGCGCTCGGAGATTTTGTGCCGGATCCCATCGTCCGGGATGTCGTAGATGAGGAGCACGTATCCCACTACCAGCTCCCCACGAACGGCCGGTAGAGGACCCCGTCACGGACGAAGCCGGCGACGCCTCTCGCCTGGATGTGGATGACGTTCTCCAGCGAGTGCCTTCTGCCGCGGTGTTTGATCCGGGTCGCGAGGCGCTCCCGCACCTTTCCGGCGACGAGCTTTCTCGTCGCCTCGTCCAGCATCCCGCCGTCCATCCCGACCCTGAAACCGGTTCCGAGCATCCCGAGCACCGTACGGTCGACCACCTGCCCGCGGAACTCCTCGATGAGGTCCAGCACCAGCGAGGGCTTCCCGGGCCGGTCGGTGTGGACGTAGCCGGCGAAGGGATCGAGTCCCGCCCGCGTCACCGCCGAGAGCACCCGGTGGTAGAGGATGCCGTAGCCGTAGTTGAGCAGGGAGTTGACCAGGTCGCCCGCACCGCGCCCCTCGCGCCCCGAAAACTCCGGCACGAGCCGCTCGACGCCCTCCCAGTACAGGGCAGCACCGCGCCCCTCGGCGTTGAGCAGCGCGCCGCGCACCTCGTCCGCGCGCGAGCCTTCGATCTCCTCCACCAGCCGGGCGAGCTCCTCTATGCGGTCCACCCTGCGGTAGAGAAAGTCGTACGTCCTGCGGTCCGCACCCTTGCGGTACTTCGCGAAGTACTTGAGGACGTTCGCCGAGTTCCTGAGCTTGCCCACAGCGAAGGCCTTGCCGAGCTCGACGCCCCTGCGATCCTCGTACGCGAGCAGCTGCTCGCGGCGGGTCCTCACCGTCCCGCCCAGGTTCGGGGAGACGAGGCTCGCGTAGGGAGCGCCAGAGAAGGAGAGGAACTCCAGCGGGATGCCGTGCCTGACGCACTCGTGTATCGCCGCGGCCGAGATCGTCGCGCCCCCGGTCGCCACTATCACGCGCTCCACGTCGAAAAACGGGCGCTCGAAGAGCACCTCGCCCTTCCGCTTCACCACCAGCCGCTCGCTCTTCTTGGAGACCGAGACCCCGAAGCCCTCTACGAATACTTCTTGCATCATCCGGAGAGGGATTATCTATGGAGCGGTGGACACATCGTGTCCACAAGAAGAGAAGATCCTGGTTTTTTCAGGAGTATTTATCGAGGGTGCCGTGGAGGAACCTCAGGAACTCGGATCTCAGCTCCTCTCCTCCCAGGATCTCAGCCTCGGGGCCCAGGGAGGCCAGATCGCGCACGGTCCAGAACACGCTCGCCACCCTTCCCTCCACGATTGCGCCTCCGTCCGGGAGCGGGGAGACGGTAGCGTGGGGATCCTGGATTATCGTGCGTCCGTAGGCCATGAAGGTCTTACGGTTCAGGCGCACCCTGGCGGGCTTGAGCCTCTCGATGTGTGCTTCGGGGGAGAACTTGTCCGGCAGCATGCTGGCGTTCTGGATCCTGTTGACCCTGAACTCCCGGTATTCTCCAACGGAACGCTCATAGGCATAGAGACGGTGGGCGCGCTGTGCGTAGTAGACACGTACGGGTTCTATCTCCCTGTTGCGCGTGGTGTCCGAGGACAGGCTGTGATAGAGGATCCTCACCTTCTGGTTGTGATACACGGCGCGACGCAGAGTATCCAGCACCTCTGGATTCTCCGGAGGGTCGCTGGCAAACTCCAGGTCGAACTCCACCCTGCCGCTATCCGCGAACCGCCGCGATTCCTCGGGCAGGGCCCTGCGCAGCTTGGCCGCTGCAGAAGCAAGATGCTCTCCGTAGGCGGGATCCCGTTCAGCCAGCGACTCGAGAACGCTCAAGGCGGAAAGAGCCTCATGTCCGCTAAGAGGCAACCTCAGGGGAGCCTCGGTCAGCACATACCGGTCCTTCTGAAGCTCGATCCCGAACCCCGCTTCGCGCAGCGCACTGATATAGCGGCGTATGGTACGCGAGCTCCTGCCGAACCCCTCCTCCATCAAAAGCTCAGCGAGGTGATCGGCGCTCATGGGCCTCTCGGAAAGCCCCTTCAGTATCTTCAGCGTATTGGCAACGGCATCCATGTGTCCTAACGCTACCCTTTCGCAAACTGCCGCGACTATCTGTTACAAGCCGCCAGGGGGATCTTTGTCTTTTCACTATAGTAGCTGCAAACACGCAAGAAAGTAAGTTCGCAAGCCTCCCGGTCAGGTTCGCAGAAATCTCGTTTGCGATCCGCGACCTTGCAAAAGCATTCCCCCAAACGGACAATGTTGGTGCATGATCCTTGAAAACCCAATACCCGAGCGGAGAAAAGTGGCGATTACAAGTAGTTACAGGGTCGGTTGCAGAAGCCACTCCGCAACATAGGAGACTGAAAGCGCGACACCGGGAACCTTGCCGCCTCGTTCCGCATTCGGTTGCAGAAGCCACTCCGCAACATAGGAGACTGAAAGCTCCGCAAGCTCCTCCGCGTTCTTCTTCTCCCTAAACGTTGCAGAAGCCACTCCGCAACATAGGAGACTGAAAGCTCCCTGGCCTTCCGGTAGAACTCGTCCCGCTCCTCGCGTTGCAGAAGCCACTCCGCAACATAGGAGACTGAAAGACGCCTGGTCGCCACCGCTCCTCCCGGAGGCCCGCCGTTGCAGAAGCCACTCCGCAACATAGGAGACTGAAAGCTCGACCTTGGTCAGACCCTTGCGTCCGGTGTCGCCGTTGCAGAAGCCACTCCGCAACATAGGAGACTGAAAGACCGCTAAAGCGTGTGGGCTTCCGCGCCGTCAAATTCGTTGCAGAAGCCACTCCGCAACATAGGAGACTGAAAGCCTTCGCGATCTGGTAGAGCCGCGCCGCAGCGAGGGTTGCAGAAGCCACTCCGCAACATAGGAGACTGAAAGGAAACGGGCGGAGCGGGACTGCCTCTCCGTCCGGCAGGTGTTGCAGAAGCCACTCCGCAACATAGGAGACTGAAAGTGGATAGCCTCGACAGGGTGGCTGACGCGCTCTACCGTTGCAGAAGCCACTCCGCAACATAGGAGACTGAAAGCGCCCTGGCTGGTCGAGGCCATGCTCGACCTCGTCAGTTGCAGAAGCCACTCCGCAACATAGGAGACTGAAAGGGAGTTGAGCATAGGCCCATTTCGAGTGCCTGGAGCGGTTGCAGAAGCCACTCCGCAACATAGGAGACTGAAAGGCACGAACTCGAACGGGTAGCGGGGCTGCGGCGCGAGTTGCAGAAGCCACTCCGCAACATAGGAGACTGAAAGCCTCCCAGGGGCTCGCCCGGACTCCGTACGAGTCGCTGGTTGCAGAAGCCACTCCGCAACATAGGAGACTGAAAGCTTCCTCTCGAGGCCCGGTAGACGAGCCCGGCGGGTTGCAGAAGCCACTCCGCAACATAGGAGACTGAAAGCGAAAAAAGTCCCGGCGCTGGCGAAAACGCCGTAGCGTTGCAGAAGCCACTCCGCAACATAGGAGACTGAAAGCGCCGCGCGTCGAGTGCAGGTCGCAAGAAGAGATCCTGTTGCAGAAGCCACTCCGCAACATAGGAGACTGAAAGCCTTCCGTTTTTACAGAGTGTAGCCGATCTGAAGCGTTGCAGAAGCCACTCCGCAACATAGGAGACTGAAAGCGGCGAGCGTACGTGGACTCGTTGTGCCCGCACCTGTTGCAGAAGCCACTCCGCAACATAGGAGACTGAAAGCCCGCGATTCCTACCCGAACGCCGAAGCTCCATATAGTTGCAGAAGCCACTCCGCAACATAGGAGACTGAAAGGCCGTTTGCGCGGGTGATGTTGTAGTGATGCCGGACGTGTTGCAGAAGCCACTCCGCAACATAGGAGACTGAAAGGCCGCCCACGTCGTCCGTGGCGTGGACGAGCAGGCGCGTTGCAGAAGCCACTCCGCAACATAGGAGACTGAAAGTCTGTATGGCTTCGTCGCTGTAATCGGCCAATCCGTGTTGCAGAAGCCACTCCGCAACATAGGAGACTGAAAGCTGCACGGGAGGCAGGTAGATGACATTCATAAACCGGGTTGCAGAAGCCACTCCGCAACATAGGAGACTGAAAGCTACGCGGCCCCGACGCAGGAGCAGGTGGATGCCTTCTGGTTGCAGAAGCCACTCCGCAACATAGGAGACTGAAAGCGGGTCTGCACGAGCTGATCGGGCTTTTCAAGGAGGGTTGCAGAAGCCACTCCGCAACATAGGAGACTGAAAGTGCACGACTGGATGCTGCCCCCCAAGATAGTCCAGGGTTGCAGAAGCCACTCCGCAACATAGGAGACTGAAAGCCAAGTACGCTGCGATGTCGCTTAAGAGCGTCAACTCGTTGCAGAA
The Rubrobacter xylanophilus genome window above contains:
- the cas2 gene encoding CRISPR-associated endonuclease Cas2, whose amino-acid sequence is MGYVLLIYDIPDDGIRHKISERCKDYGLSRIQYSAFAGELDRNRREELMLRLKKTLGRKEGNIRLQPVCTRDLALAKEVVVEPS
- the cas1 gene encoding CRISPR-associated endonuclease Cas1 translates to MMQEVFVEGFGVSVSKKSERLVVKRKGEVLFERPFFDVERVIVATGGATISAAAIHECVRHGIPLEFLSFSGAPYASLVSPNLGGTVRTRREQLLAYEDRRGVELGKAFAVGKLRNSANVLKYFAKYRKGADRRTYDFLYRRVDRIEELARLVEEIEGSRADEVRGALLNAEGRGAALYWEGVERLVPEFSGREGRGAGDLVNSLLNYGYGILYHRVLSAVTRAGLDPFAGYVHTDRPGKPSLVLDLIEEFRGQVVDRTVLGMLGTGFRVGMDGGMLDEATRKLVAGKVRERLATRIKHRGRRHSLENVIHIQARGVAGFVRDGVLYRPFVGSW
- the cas8a1 gene encoding type I-B CRISPR-associated protein Cas8b1/Cst1, which codes for MLKFTRHPFVDVGAAAITAFAGKSRPEDLSRQDLDEVADFIERHYTRDPLKSFLTAIFPNSGYVQPAMKPEKFAAFLNRYLYGYRNEESVSGLRCVYCGREASVRVFRQHVPMLTGEGILNFFPRSAPGLPVCGFCLLCIQAFPLGATKSSGRTLIIHSDDEQVTLRAAKNFFQDNLKYLNMRDITKYPDQKYPRTVFVDQVLRISEDYLQGQEHSPSITLYHLTNYGTTADVGILYLPSQIVEFLSIASSAKFGRIWGEIVRRAWQKVDDARPGVARNFLYEDLFELPERAARFVQIYFLRQGFRASARFKDDPRSGYALERELNLVSWDLTAMFLREVMEMEAERIKAIRDLGDRFSSYISKTNDRRFFRDFYRIDKYGQLRGLLIKASNAEVRSGRSPLIGFDEFITIFEEGEELPRIDWRLARDLVLIRMIERLHQEGKMIEELTPEEEEVPGGEAAEG
- the cas4 gene encoding CRISPR-associated protein Cas4 → MNLPDLTVTDVRQHVYCPRIPYYRYTLPLERPVTAKMDLGREEHESTSAKESRRTLKAYGIKEGERRFGVDLYSRHLRLRGKLDMVIFTRYELIPVEYKMTSGVGLHHKYQLAAYAMLAEHTFSCTVSRSFVYLTPEKRAVEVPITAAMRERVRRVLRELRRAVWNERLPAPTPHRGRCTGCEYRRFCGDVLAGGA
- the cas4a gene encoding type I-A CRISPR-associated protein Cas4/Csa1, which translates into the protein MPTAEERKRLLRGVIPRARRLGVDDTLRGWSWSAPPLLSPYEVPLGLSEVAGAYCETGRDVYARRVLGIEAEPNEKMLLGGALHGTLRDWVVHAKRSLYACGVGRIEEAVERIRTFPAPELPEAKTLVQYETDAIEFRIREAMSQFPRIGTDALVAQVLPVTLGQMLDGAFLGLSRRLSTDLLNLGEPVVLDIIFDDEKRDFHPLTLAGYALVLEAVYEFPVDVGLTVYANFRDGRLRMEREFTILGDEVRMEFIEARDEKQRMVADAMDPGSCEGCEAWCGR
- a CDS encoding helix-turn-helix transcriptional regulator, coding for MDAVANTLKILKGLSERPMSADHLAELLMEEGFGRSSRTIRRYISALREAGFGIELQKDRYVLTEAPLRLPLSGHEALSALSVLESLAERDPAYGEHLASAAAKLRRALPEESRRFADSGRVEFDLEFASDPPENPEVLDTLRRAVYHNQKVRILYHSLSSDTTRNREIEPVRVYYAQRAHRLYAYERSVGEYREFRVNRIQNASMLPDKFSPEAHIERLKPARVRLNRKTFMAYGRTIIQDPHATVSPLPDGGAIVEGRVASVFWTVRDLASLGPEAEILGGEELRSEFLRFLHGTLDKYS